Proteins encoded together in one Streptomyces umbrinus window:
- the istB gene encoding IS21-like element helper ATPase IstB → MSQPSTTLGYALFATRWLQAPLYFGLVAAQGVYVYKFFNELWNLILRCVTGQANETYVMLAVLKLVDVVMIANLLIMVIVGGYETFVSRIGLQGHRDQPEWLSHVNSNVLKVKLATAIVGISSVHLLQMFVDVHHTSQHSLLWGTVIHMAFIASAAILAYMSGPMAEHGDRSHKGHGPAQGQGGADGGCSASTSVPAEFSTSAAATRAPAPVSSPVPIPAQAADSYLSSSPYENSSYETGAETRIRAARFPSRKQLEEFDEDHPRDFDREVLARLGKLDFVAARRNVVFVGPPGTGKTHLAVGLGVRACQAGHQVLFATAAQWAARLTEARTAGRLAEELAALDAHPLLIVDEVGYTPFDADTAHLFFQLVAHRYERSSLIVTGDRPLGRWDEIFGGAAPAMVDRLAHHAEIVRLEGDSYRMRRATSAWAE, encoded by the coding sequence GTGTCCCAGCCGTCCACCACGCTCGGGTACGCCCTCTTCGCCACCCGCTGGCTGCAGGCCCCGCTCTACTTCGGGCTGGTGGCCGCGCAGGGCGTGTACGTCTACAAGTTCTTCAACGAGCTGTGGAATTTAATTCTCCGGTGCGTGACCGGTCAGGCGAACGAGACGTACGTCATGCTCGCCGTGCTGAAGCTGGTCGACGTCGTCATGATCGCGAACCTGCTGATCATGGTGATCGTCGGGGGGTACGAGACCTTCGTCTCCCGCATCGGTCTCCAGGGCCACCGTGACCAGCCGGAATGGCTCTCGCACGTCAACTCCAACGTCCTGAAGGTGAAGCTCGCCACCGCCATCGTGGGCATCTCCTCCGTCCACCTGCTCCAGATGTTCGTGGACGTGCACCACACCTCGCAGCACTCGCTGCTGTGGGGGACGGTGATCCACATGGCCTTCATCGCCTCGGCGGCGATCCTGGCGTACATGTCGGGGCCGATGGCGGAGCACGGGGACCGCTCGCACAAGGGGCACGGGCCGGCGCAGGGGCAGGGCGGAGCCGACGGGGGGTGTTCCGCCTCGACGTCCGTCCCGGCCGAGTTCTCGACCTCGGCGGCGGCCACGCGGGCCCCGGCCCCGGTTTCGAGCCCGGTCCCGATTCCGGCCCAGGCGGCGGATTCGTACCTGTCCTCGTCCCCGTACGAGAACTCCTCCTACGAAACGGGGGCCGAGACCCGCATCCGTGCCGCGCGTTTTCCGTCCCGGAAGCAGTTGGAGGAGTTCGACGAGGATCATCCGCGGGACTTCGACCGGGAGGTGCTGGCCCGGCTCGGGAAGCTGGACTTCGTCGCCGCGCGGCGGAACGTGGTGTTCGTGGGGCCGCCCGGCACCGGCAAGACGCATCTCGCCGTCGGCCTCGGTGTGCGGGCCTGCCAGGCGGGTCACCAGGTGCTGTTCGCGACCGCCGCGCAGTGGGCCGCGAGGCTGACGGAGGCGCGGACGGCGGGGCGGCTCGCCGAGGAGCTGGCCGCGCTGGACGCCCACCCGCTGCTGATCGTGGACGAGGTCGGCTACACCCCGTTCGACGCGGACACCGCCCACCTCTTCTTCCAGCTCGTCGCGCACCGCTACGAGCGGTCCTCGCTGATCGTGACCGGCGACCGCCCGCTCGGCCGCTGGGACGAGATCTTCGGCGGCGCCGCCCCCGCGATGGTCGACCGCCTCGCGCACCACGCGGAGATCGTCCGCCTCGAAGGGGACAGCTACCGGATGCGCCGGGCTACTTCAGCGTGGGCAGAGTGA
- a CDS encoding DNA repair helicase XPB yields MNGPLIVQSDKTLLLEVDHELADECRRSIAPFAELERAPEHIHTYRLTPLGLWNARAAGHDAEQVVDALVQYSRYPVPHALLVDIAETMDRYGRLTLSKDPAHGLVLTTTDRPVLEEILRSKRVIPLVGARIDPDTVAVHPSERGQIKQTLLRLGWPAEDLAGYVDGEAHPIELAEDGWALRPYQKQAVENFWHGGSGVVVLPCGAGKTLVGAGSMAQAKATTLILVTNTVSARQWKHELVKRTSLTEEEIGEYSGTRKEIRPVTIATYQVLTTKRKGVYPHLELFDSRDWGLIVYDEVHLLPAPVFKFTADLQARRRLGLTATLVREDGRESDVFSLIGPKRFDAPWKEIEAQGYIAPADCVEVRVNLTDAERLAYATAETEEKYRFCATTATKRKVTEALVRRFAGQQILVIGQYIDQLDELGEHLDAPVIKGETSNAQREKLFEAFRQGEISVLVVSKVANFSIDLPEATVAIQVSGTFGSRQEEAQRLGRVLRPKADGHQAHFYSVVARDTIDQDFAAHRQRFLAEQGYAYRIVDADELLADS; encoded by the coding sequence GTGAATGGTCCACTCATCGTCCAGTCCGACAAGACGCTGCTCCTGGAGGTCGACCACGAGCTGGCCGACGAGTGCCGTCGTTCCATCGCACCCTTCGCCGAGCTGGAGCGGGCGCCGGAGCACATCCACACGTACCGGCTGACGCCGCTGGGGCTGTGGAACGCGCGCGCGGCCGGGCACGACGCCGAGCAGGTCGTCGACGCGCTCGTGCAGTACAGCCGCTACCCGGTGCCGCACGCGCTGCTGGTCGACATCGCCGAGACGATGGACCGCTACGGACGCCTGACGCTGAGCAAGGACCCGGCGCACGGACTCGTCCTCACGACCACCGACCGGCCCGTGCTGGAGGAGATCCTCCGCTCCAAGCGCGTCATTCCGCTGGTCGGCGCCCGGATCGACCCCGACACGGTCGCCGTGCACCCCTCCGAGCGCGGCCAGATCAAGCAGACGCTGCTCAGGCTGGGCTGGCCCGCCGAGGACCTCGCCGGGTACGTGGACGGCGAGGCGCACCCCATCGAGCTGGCCGAGGACGGCTGGGCGCTGCGGCCGTACCAGAAGCAGGCCGTGGAGAACTTCTGGCACGGCGGGTCAGGGGTGGTCGTACTCCCCTGTGGCGCCGGAAAGACACTGGTCGGCGCAGGGTCCATGGCCCAGGCGAAGGCCACGACCCTGATCCTCGTCACGAACACCGTCTCCGCCCGGCAGTGGAAGCACGAGCTGGTGAAGCGGACCTCGCTGACCGAGGAGGAGATCGGGGAGTACAGCGGTACGCGGAAGGAGATCCGCCCGGTCACCATCGCGACGTACCAGGTCCTGACGACGAAGCGGAAGGGTGTCTATCCGCACCTGGAGCTGTTCGACTCCCGCGACTGGGGTCTGATCGTCTACGACGAGGTGCATCTGCTGCCCGCGCCGGTCTTCAAGTTCACGGCGGACCTTCAGGCGCGTCGGCGGCTCGGTCTGACGGCCACGCTGGTGCGGGAGGACGGCCGTGAGTCGGACGTGTTCTCGCTGATCGGCCCGAAGCGGTTCGACGCTCCCTGGAAGGAGATCGAGGCGCAGGGGTACATCGCGCCCGCGGACTGCGTGGAGGTCCGCGTCAATCTCACGGACGCCGAGCGGCTCGCGTACGCGACCGCCGAGACGGAGGAGAAGTACCGCTTCTGCGCGACGACCGCGACGAAGCGGAAGGTGACGGAGGCGCTGGTGCGGCGGTTCGCCGGGCAGCAGATCCTTGTCATCGGGCAGTACATCGACCAGCTCGACGAGCTGGGCGAGCACCTGGACGCGCCTGTCATCAAGGGTGAGACGTCGAACGCGCAGCGCGAGAAGCTCTTCGAGGCGTTTCGGCAGGGCGAGATCAGTGTGCTCGTGGTGTCGAAGGTGGCGAACTTCTCGATCGACCTGCCGGAGGCGACCGTCGCGATCCAGGTGTCGGGGACGTTCGGGTCCCGGCAGGAGGAGGCGCAGCGGCTCGGGCGGGTGCTGCGGCCGAAGGCCGACGGGCACCAGGCGCACTTCTACTCGGTGGTGGCTCGGGACACGATCGATCAGGACTTCGCTGCGCATCGACAGCGGTTCCTGGCTGAGCAGGGGTATGCGTATCGCATCGTGGATGCGGATGAGTTGCTTGCGGACAGTTGA
- a CDS encoding Cmx/CmrA family chloramphenicol efflux MFS transporter: protein MPLAVYVLGLSVFALGTSEFMLSGLLPAVADDMNVSIPRAGLLISAFAVGMVVGAPLLAVATLRMPRRTTLISLIAVFGVGQIAGALAPNYAVLFASRVVSALACAGFWAVGAAVAIAMVPVNARARALAVMIGGLSIANVLGVPAGAFLGESLGWRSAFWAVGAASAVALVGVATLIPRIPLPDEKPQLRRELRIYRDRQVWLSISLIAFAAGGVFCAFSYLAPLLTDVSGLDDSWVPVVLGLFGVGALIGTMIGGRIADAHLFGVLLTGIAASSVLLVALALLGQYAVAAVTLAFLLGVSAFYTAPALNARMFNVAGKAPTLAGATTTAAFNLGNTGGPWIGGAVIDAGLGFASPAWAGAALTVTAGAVTAVSLRLHRRTAASRVVTAGAPASAAMAPSATASNEPINQSRSAN from the coding sequence ATGCCCCTGGCCGTCTACGTCCTCGGGCTCTCCGTCTTCGCACTGGGCACCAGTGAGTTCATGCTCTCCGGCCTGCTGCCGGCCGTCGCGGACGACATGAACGTGTCGATTCCGCGCGCGGGACTGCTGATATCCGCGTTCGCCGTCGGCATGGTGGTGGGCGCGCCGCTGCTGGCCGTGGCGACGCTCCGGATGCCCCGCCGTACGACCCTGATCTCGCTCATCGCGGTCTTCGGGGTGGGCCAGATCGCGGGCGCCCTCGCCCCGAACTACGCCGTGCTCTTCGCGTCCCGTGTCGTGAGCGCGCTGGCCTGCGCCGGGTTCTGGGCGGTCGGCGCGGCCGTGGCCATCGCCATGGTCCCGGTGAACGCCCGGGCCCGCGCCCTCGCCGTGATGATCGGCGGCCTGTCCATCGCGAACGTCCTCGGTGTCCCGGCGGGCGCCTTCCTGGGCGAGAGCCTCGGCTGGCGGTCGGCGTTCTGGGCGGTCGGCGCGGCCTCCGCGGTCGCGCTGGTCGGAGTGGCCACGCTCATCCCCCGTATCCCGCTCCCCGACGAGAAGCCGCAGCTCAGGCGGGAGCTGCGGATCTACCGCGACCGGCAGGTCTGGCTCTCCATCTCGCTGATCGCGTTCGCGGCGGGCGGTGTCTTCTGCGCGTTCAGCTATCTCGCGCCGCTGCTGACCGACGTCTCCGGGCTCGACGACAGCTGGGTGCCCGTGGTGCTCGGGCTGTTCGGCGTCGGGGCGCTGATCGGCACGATGATCGGCGGCCGGATCGCGGACGCGCACCTCTTCGGGGTGCTGCTCACCGGTATCGCGGCCTCGTCCGTGCTGCTGGTCGCGCTGGCGCTGCTCGGGCAGTACGCGGTAGCCGCCGTCACCCTCGCCTTCCTCCTCGGCGTCTCCGCCTTCTACACGGCCCCGGCCCTGAACGCCCGGATGTTCAACGTGGCGGGCAAGGCCCCGACCCTGGCCGGTGCCACCACCACGGCCGCGTTCAACCTCGGCAACACCGGCGGCCCCTGGATCGGCGGTGCCGTCATCGACGCGGGCCTCGGCTTCGCCTCCCCGGCCTGGGCGGGCGCGGCCCTGACGGTCACGGCGGGCGCGGTGACGGCGGTCTCGCTGCGCCTGCACCGGCGTACGGCGGCCTCGCGGGTGGTGACCGCCGGAGCCCCGGCCTCCGCTGCCATGGCACCCTCTGCCACAGCCTCCAACGAGCCGATTAATCAGTCTCGTTCGGCGAACTGA
- a CDS encoding HD domain-containing protein, whose protein sequence is MANLDAPDTANTADPLGALRARWVRTLRASRGTDDGPDPAPYADNLISRWAEPQRRYHTVDHLTAVLEHIDVLEAHERYADDVDLVRLAAWFHDAVYLPDRSENEERSARLAERALPEAGVSAAGTAEVARLVRLTVTHAPADDDPNGQVLCDADLAILAASPDAYAAYTAAVREEYAFVPPEAFREGRAAILRQLLDLPRLFHTPYGTREWEGPARRNLESELSLLTG, encoded by the coding sequence ATGGCAAACCTCGACGCCCCCGACACCGCCAATACCGCCGACCCGCTTGGCGCCCTGCGCGCCCGCTGGGTCCGTACCCTCCGGGCGAGCCGCGGGACGGACGACGGACCGGACCCCGCCCCCTACGCCGACAACCTCATCTCCCGTTGGGCGGAGCCGCAGCGGCGGTATCACACGGTTGATCATCTGACGGCGGTGCTGGAGCACATCGATGTGCTGGAGGCGCACGAGAGGTACGCGGACGACGTGGACCTGGTCCGGCTGGCCGCGTGGTTCCACGACGCCGTCTACCTCCCCGACCGTTCCGAGAACGAGGAGCGGTCGGCCCGGCTCGCCGAGCGTGCGCTTCCCGAGGCCGGTGTCTCCGCGGCCGGTACGGCGGAGGTCGCCCGCCTCGTCCGCCTCACCGTCACGCACGCCCCGGCCGACGACGACCCCAACGGCCAGGTCCTCTGCGACGCCGACCTGGCGATCCTCGCCGCGTCCCCGGACGCGTACGCCGCCTACACGGCCGCCGTCCGCGAGGAGTACGCCTTCGTCCCGCCGGAGGCCTTCCGCGAGGGCCGCGCGGCGATTCTGCGGCAGCTTCTGGACCTGCCCCGCCTCTTCCACACCCCGTACGGGACAAGGGAATGGGAGGGTCCGGCACGCCGGAACCTGGAGTCGGAGCTCAGCCTGTTGACGGGCTGA
- a CDS encoding copper homeostasis protein CutC, producing the protein MSERAVLEVIALGVEDAVAAEAGGADRLELVTDMAADGLTPPVETFAGIRAAVGISLRVMLRLADGFEAGDVRALVRAARELRAAGADEFVLGFLDETGEPDLPALEAVLAELDGCRWTFHRAIDRAADRDALRKSLADLPGLDAYLTAGSAEGVDEGLTTLLAEAARRGEPGYEPQLLIGGGLRLDHVPRLRAAGVDAFHIGGAARPGGWDVPVSAVAVREWRAALDA; encoded by the coding sequence ATGAGTGAGCGTGCAGTCCTGGAGGTGATCGCCCTCGGTGTCGAGGACGCGGTCGCCGCCGAGGCCGGAGGCGCGGATCGGCTGGAGCTGGTCACCGACATGGCCGCCGACGGGCTGACCCCGCCGGTCGAGACCTTCGCGGGGATCAGGGCCGCCGTCGGCATCTCGCTGCGAGTGATGCTGCGCCTTGCCGACGGTTTCGAGGCCGGGGACGTACGAGCACTCGTACGGGCGGCCCGGGAGCTGCGGGCCGCCGGGGCGGACGAGTTCGTGCTCGGATTCCTGGACGAGACCGGAGAGCCGGACCTGCCCGCGCTGGAGGCGGTGCTCGCCGAGCTGGACGGCTGCCGCTGGACGTTCCACCGGGCGATCGACCGCGCGGCCGACCGCGACGCGCTGCGCAAGAGCCTCGCCGACCTGCCCGGCCTGGACGCGTACCTCACGGCCGGGTCGGCGGAAGGCGTGGACGAGGGTCTGACCACGCTGCTGGCGGAGGCGGCCCGCCGCGGCGAACCGGGGTACGAGCCGCAGCTCCTCATCGGCGGCGGCCTGCGCCTCGACCATGTACCGCGCCTGCGGGCCGCCGGCGTCGACGCCTTCCACATCGGGGGAGCGGCCCGGCCCGGCGGCTGGGACGTGCCAGTCTCGGCGGTGGCGGTACGGGAGTGGCGGGCGGCGCTGGACGCGTAG
- a CDS encoding HelD family protein, which produces MSVPDPSDDPLSRERAHLTHSRAALRSMREDVESLDIRDVTANWVNAEVLSRQIEERVKALADLSHTPLFFGRLDYLHSPGADQAEGAEGERFYIGRRHVHDADGDPMVIDWRAPVSQPFYRASKKNPLDIALRRRFGYTAGDLTAYEDEHLSDPAEAAATSKLLQQEIERPRVGPMRDIVATIQPEQDEIVRSGLGGSVCVQGGPGTGKTAVGLHRVAYLLYAHRDRLARTGTLVIGPNASFLHYIEQVLPALGELEVKQATVDDLVAHVEVRGRDEAAAAVVKGDARMAEVLRRAVRSHVTMPVEPVMVVRGSRRWRVPAYELEVIVRELLDRDIRYGAAREALPQRIAHAVLVQMERSGEAPDDRVQDAVARNPAVKAAVKSLWPPVEPAKLVLRLLSDADFLATHAEGVLTEHEQKTILWSRPVRSVKSAKWAAADAVLIDEATDLVQRTHSLGHVVLDEAQDLSPMQYRAVGRRCTTGSATVLGDLAQGTTPWATRSWEEALTHLGKGDAVVEELTAGFRVPTDVITYASRLLPHIAPGLTPVASVRENPGFFEVRPATADTADAEVVAACEELLRNEGSVGLIAADARVPLLAEALAAAGLPYLGPGEETTLTTRLTLVPASLAKGLEYDYVVLDEPRAVVDGEPDERTGLRRLYVSLTRAVSGLIVTHAAPLPPQLSQDQSES; this is translated from the coding sequence ATGTCGGTCCCCGATCCGTCCGACGACCCCCTCTCCCGCGAACGCGCCCACCTCACCCACTCCCGTGCCGCCCTGCGCTCGATGCGCGAGGACGTCGAGTCGCTCGACATCCGGGACGTCACCGCGAACTGGGTCAACGCGGAGGTCCTCTCCCGCCAGATCGAGGAGCGCGTCAAGGCCCTCGCGGACCTCTCGCACACCCCGCTCTTCTTCGGCCGCCTCGACTATCTGCACTCGCCGGGCGCCGATCAGGCGGAGGGAGCGGAGGGCGAGCGCTTCTACATCGGGCGCCGGCACGTGCACGACGCCGACGGGGACCCGATGGTCATCGACTGGCGCGCCCCGGTGTCCCAGCCCTTCTACCGGGCCTCCAAGAAGAACCCGCTGGACATCGCCCTGCGCCGCCGCTTCGGCTACACGGCCGGCGACCTCACCGCGTACGAGGACGAGCACCTCTCGGACCCCGCCGAGGCGGCCGCCACCAGCAAGCTGCTCCAGCAGGAGATCGAGCGCCCGCGCGTCGGCCCGATGCGCGACATCGTGGCGACGATCCAGCCCGAGCAGGACGAGATCGTACGGTCCGGTCTCGGCGGCTCGGTCTGTGTGCAGGGCGGTCCGGGCACCGGCAAGACGGCGGTCGGTCTGCACCGGGTCGCCTACCTCCTCTACGCCCACCGCGACCGGCTCGCCCGCACCGGCACCCTGGTCATCGGTCCGAACGCGTCCTTCCTCCACTACATCGAGCAAGTGCTGCCCGCGCTGGGCGAGTTGGAGGTCAAGCAGGCCACGGTCGACGACCTGGTCGCGCATGTGGAGGTGCGGGGCAGGGACGAGGCGGCGGCCGCGGTCGTCAAGGGCGACGCACGGATGGCCGAGGTCCTGCGCCGGGCCGTCCGCTCTCACGTCACCATGCCCGTCGAACCGGTCATGGTGGTCCGCGGTTCGCGGCGCTGGCGCGTCCCGGCGTACGAACTCGAAGTCATCGTCCGGGAGTTGCTCGACCGGGACATCCGGTACGGCGCCGCCCGCGAGGCCCTTCCGCAGCGCATCGCGCACGCCGTGCTGGTGCAGATGGAGCGGTCGGGCGAGGCCCCGGACGACCGGGTGCAGGACGCCGTGGCCCGCAACCCCGCGGTGAAGGCGGCGGTGAAAAGCCTCTGGCCGCCGGTCGAGCCCGCGAAACTCGTGCTGCGTCTGCTCTCCGACGCCGACTTCCTCGCCACCCACGCCGAGGGCGTCCTCACCGAGCACGAGCAGAAGACGATCCTCTGGAGCAGGCCCGTACGGTCGGTGAAATCCGCCAAGTGGGCCGCCGCGGACGCCGTGTTGATCGACGAGGCCACCGACCTCGTACAGCGCACGCACTCGCTCGGGCATGTGGTGCTCGACGAGGCGCAGGACCTCTCCCCCATGCAGTACCGGGCGGTGGGGCGGCGCTGCACGACCGGTTCGGCGACCGTGCTCGGGGATCTGGCGCAGGGCACGACGCCCTGGGCGACCCGGAGTTGGGAGGAGGCACTGACCCACCTGGGCAAGGGCGACGCGGTCGTCGAGGAGCTGACGGCCGGTTTCCGCGTGCCGACGGACGTCATCACGTACGCGTCCCGGCTCCTTCCCCACATCGCGCCCGGCCTGACCCCGGTGGCGTCGGTCCGCGAGAACCCGGGCTTCTTCGAGGTCCGCCCGGCCACCGCGGACACCGCGGACGCCGAAGTGGTCGCCGCCTGCGAGGAGTTGCTGCGCAACGAGGGCTCGGTCGGCCTGATCGCGGCCGACGCGCGCGTACCGCTCCTTGCCGAGGCCCTGGCGGCGGCCGGCCTCCCCTACCTGGGCCCCGGCGAGGAGACGACCCTCACCACCCGCCTCACCCTGGTCCCGGCCTCGCTCGCCAAGGGCCTGGAGTACGACTACGTGGTCCTGGACGAGCCCCGGGCCGTCGTCGACGGCGAACCGGACGAACGCACCGGCCTGCGCCGCCTGTACGTGTCCCTGACCCGAGCGGTCTCGGGCCTGATCGTCACACACGCGGCACCGCTGCCACCCCAGTTGTCACAGGACCAGTCGGAGAGCTGA
- a CDS encoding maleylpyruvate isomerase family mycothiol-dependent enzyme, producing MTAADTHPVRDPELPGRLLAAERDVLIPLLRGRPEHDFEVRTCCPGWTVRHVLAHCAAALSRVVESRYEEDVFSPEANDRDIAERSGRSLAEIVDELERGMTDAGPVIAKAGGALDGVGLGEWVHAGDVRDAWGEPGAYAGAQVGSALDLLAWITRDRGRPALHADLDDLDEPLLLGAPSGDRPPARYIGDAATLVRLHAGRPLTGTRYELAGAAEAELDLFG from the coding sequence ATGACTGCCGCAGACACACACCCCGTACGCGATCCGGAACTCCCCGGCCGCCTCCTGGCCGCAGAACGGGACGTCCTGATCCCGCTCCTCCGAGGACGACCCGAGCACGACTTCGAGGTCAGGACCTGCTGTCCGGGCTGGACCGTACGACACGTCCTGGCACACTGCGCGGCCGCCCTGTCGCGGGTCGTGGAGAGCCGCTACGAGGAGGACGTGTTCAGCCCCGAGGCGAACGACCGGGACATCGCCGAGCGCTCCGGCCGGTCCCTCGCGGAGATCGTCGACGAGCTGGAGCGCGGCATGACCGACGCGGGTCCCGTGATCGCCAAGGCGGGCGGCGCGCTCGACGGGGTCGGACTCGGCGAGTGGGTGCACGCGGGAGACGTACGGGACGCCTGGGGCGAGCCCGGGGCGTACGCGGGTGCCCAAGTGGGGTCCGCGCTCGACCTGTTGGCGTGGATCACCCGCGACCGGGGGCGGCCCGCCCTGCACGCCGACCTCGACGACCTGGACGAGCCGCTGCTGCTCGGCGCGCCCTCGGGCGACCGGCCGCCCGCCCGTTACATCGGCGACGCGGCCACTCTCGTACGGCTGCACGCGGGGCGCCCGCTGACCGGGACGCGGTACGAGCTGGCGGGGGCCGCGGAGGCGGAGCTCGATCTCTTCGGCTGA
- a CDS encoding helicase-associated domain-containing protein: MSSDEKQVAPRSLAEALRAKDDGSLAALLRARPDLITPVPTDLTQLATRAGTRASVIRALERLDRFTLQTAEALAVAPEPADRGTLLALLAGDENDPAVVGAFPHALAALREQALVWGPDDRLRLVRTARELLAPSPQHPSPTGLGPTVAEATSGMSPGRIQEILTAAGLPTTHDAVSAVASLTGLFTDRARMADLLGAAPPDSLDVLSRLVWGPPYGQVTADPASRLRWLLDRGLLLPTAPGTVVLPREVALHLRAGRAHRDTQPLPPAVEPAATHRPQVVDTTAAGQAYTSLATIEELLKDWDEGGPTVLRAGGLSVRDLKRTAVALDVPEPVAAFWVELAYAAGLLASDGEADERYAATPAYDEWLELPAAARWTRLATAWLSATRTAGVIGGRDAKERTLSALGPGIDRSAAPEVRHRVLTLLAALPEGASASPDSLVARLHWERALRGAASSDDLRARLARWTLSEAESLGITGRGALSAHGRALIGAQPSAAAPEARTGTGMEPGTEPGSGPGDKLPVHHHRHHPAPPPQPRSAAELASAAARADKLLAPLLPEPLDHVLLQADLTAVAPGPLQRPLADTLDVLADVESKGGATVYRFTPGSVRRALDAGRSASDLHAFLSEHSRTPVPQPLTYLIDDVARRHGHLRIGSASAYVRCDDDALLNEIIADKRSQGLRLRRLAPTVLAAQADPATLLEGLRSMGFAPAAESAEGDVLITRAHAHRTPPRTAPEPVPDGPPSPDTTLLGAAIRAIRAGDLASTTPHKPTAAAPGRNGTLPRTTSAETLATMQAAVLTGDTLWIGYVNAEGSASQRVIAPIKVEGGFVTAYDHTADEVRTYPLHRVTGVAELADEQA, from the coding sequence ATGAGCAGCGATGAGAAGCAGGTGGCCCCGCGGTCCCTCGCGGAGGCGCTCCGCGCGAAGGACGACGGTTCCCTCGCCGCGCTGCTGCGCGCCCGCCCGGACCTCATCACGCCCGTCCCCACCGATCTCACGCAGCTCGCCACCCGTGCCGGCACCCGCGCCTCGGTGATCCGCGCCCTGGAGCGCCTGGACCGGTTCACGCTCCAGACGGCGGAGGCGCTGGCGGTGGCCCCGGAGCCGGCGGACCGCGGGACGCTCCTGGCGCTGCTGGCCGGCGACGAGAACGACCCCGCGGTCGTCGGGGCGTTCCCGCACGCCCTGGCCGCCCTGCGCGAACAGGCTCTGGTGTGGGGCCCGGACGACCGGCTCCGCCTGGTCCGCACGGCCCGCGAGCTGCTCGCGCCCTCGCCGCAGCACCCGTCCCCGACAGGTCTCGGGCCGACGGTCGCGGAGGCCACGTCGGGCATGTCCCCGGGCCGGATCCAGGAGATCCTCACGGCGGCGGGGCTGCCCACGACGCACGACGCGGTGTCGGCGGTGGCTTCCCTGACCGGCCTCTTCACCGACCGCGCCCGGATGGCGGACCTGCTCGGCGCGGCCCCGCCGGACTCCCTGGACGTCCTGTCCCGGCTGGTCTGGGGTCCTCCCTACGGCCAGGTGACCGCCGATCCCGCCTCGCGGCTGCGCTGGCTCCTGGACCGCGGCCTGCTGCTGCCGACGGCGCCCGGCACGGTCGTACTGCCCCGCGAGGTCGCCCTCCACCTCCGGGCGGGCCGCGCCCATCGCGACACCCAGCCCCTGCCACCGGCGGTCGAGCCCGCCGCCACGCACCGTCCACAGGTTGTGGACACGACGGCGGCCGGCCAGGCGTACACCTCGCTCGCGACCATCGAGGAGCTGCTGAAGGACTGGGACGAGGGCGGCCCGACCGTCCTGCGCGCGGGCGGCCTGAGCGTACGGGACCTCAAGCGCACCGCCGTGGCCCTGGACGTCCCGGAGCCGGTCGCCGCCTTCTGGGTCGAACTCGCCTACGCGGCAGGCCTGTTGGCGTCGGACGGCGAGGCCGACGAGCGGTACGCGGCGACTCCGGCGTACGACGAGTGGCTGGAGCTCCCGGCGGCCGCGCGCTGGACGCGGCTGGCCACGGCCTGGCTGTCCGCCACCCGCACGGCGGGCGTGATCGGCGGCCGGGACGCCAAGGAGCGCACGCTCTCCGCGCTGGGCCCGGGCATCGACCGCTCGGCCGCGCCCGAGGTCCGCCACCGCGTCCTGACACTCCTCGCCGCACTCCCCGAGGGCGCCTCCGCGTCCCCCGACTCCCTCGTCGCCCGCCTCCACTGGGAGCGCGCGCTGCGCGGGGCCGCCTCCTCGGACGACCTGCGGGCCCGGCTCGCCCGGTGGACGCTGTCCGAAGCGGAGTCGCTGGGGATCACCGGGCGGGGGGCGCTGTCGGCGCACGGGCGGGCGCTGATCGGGGCGCAGCCGAGCGCGGCCGCCCCGGAAGCGAGGACGGGGACGGGGATGGAGCCGGGGACGGAGCCGGGCTCCGGTCCGGGAGACAAGCTCCCCGTCCACCACCACAGGCACCACCCCGCGCCCCCTCCGCAGCCCCGCTCGGCCGCCGAGCTGGCCTCCGCCGCCGCCCGCGCCGACAAGCTGCTCGCGCCCCTGCTCCCCGAGCCCCTCGACCACGTCCTCCTTCAGGCGGACCTGACGGCGGTGGCCCCCGGCCCGCTGCAACGCCCGCTCGCGGACACGCTGGACGTCCTCGCGGACGTGGAGTCGAAGGGCGGGGCGACGGTGTACCGCTTCACGCCGGGCTCCGTCCGCCGGGCCCTGGACGCGGGCCGCTCGGCCTCGGACCTGCACGCCTTCCTCTCCGAGCACTCCCGTACACCGGTTCCGCAGCCGCTCACCTACCTGATCGACGACGTGGCGCGCAGGCACGGCCATCTGCGGATCGGCTCGGCGTCGGCGTACGTCCGCTGCGACGACGACGCCCTGCTGAACGAGATCATCGCCGACAAGCGCTCCCAGGGGCTGCGTCTGCGCCGTCTCGCGCCCACGGTGCTGGCCGCGCAGGCCGACCCGGCGACGCTGCTCGAAGGGCTGCGGTCGATGGGCTTCGCCCCGGCCGCCGAGTCCGCCGAGGGCGACGTACTGATCACCCGTGCGCACGCCCATCGCACGCCCCCGCGCACGGCGCCCGAGCCGGTCCCGGACGGTCCGCCGTCCCCCGACACCACCCTGCTGGGCGCCGCGATCCGGGCCATCCGCGCGGGCGACCTGGCCTCCACGACCCCGCACAAGCCCACCGCCGCCGCTCCCGGACGGAACGGCACGCTCCCGCGCACCACCTCCGCCGAGACCCTCGCGACCATGCAGGCCGCCGTCCTCACCGGCGACACCCTCTGGATCGGGTACGTGAACGCCGAGGGCTCCGCCAGCCAGCGCGTCATCGCCCCGATCAAGGTGGAGGGCGGCTTCGTGACGGCGTACGACCACACCGCGGACGAGGTCCGTACATACCCGCTGCACCGCGTGACGGGCGTCGCGGAGCTGGCGGACGAGCAGGCCTGA